One window from the genome of Myripristis murdjan chromosome 6, fMyrMur1.1, whole genome shotgun sequence encodes:
- the tpm1 gene encoding tropomyosin alpha-1 chain isoform X9 — protein sequence MDAIKKKMQMLKLDKENALDRAEQAEGDKKAAEDRSKQLEDDMRELEKKLRITEDERDKVFEEFQTAEEKLLNAEEVATKAEGDVASLNRRIQLVEEELDRAQERLATALTKLEEAEKAADESERGMKVIENRAMKDEEKMELQEIQLKEAKHIAEEADRKYEEVARKLVIIEGDLERTEERAELSEGKCSELEEELKTVTNNLKSLEAQAEKYSQKEDKYEEEIKVLTDKLKEAETRAEFAERSVAKLEKTIDDLEEKLSHAKEENLDMHQMLDQTLMELNNM from the exons ATGGATGCCATCAAGAAGAAGATGCAGATGCTCAAGCTCGACAAGGAGAATGCCTTGGACAGAGCTGAGCAGGCTGAGGGAGACAAGAAGGCAGCAGAGGACAGAAGCAAACAG TTAGAGGATGACATGAGAGAGTTGGAAAAGAAATTGCGTATAACTGAGGACGAAAGAGATAAAGTGTTTGAGGAGTTCCAAACTGCTGAGGAAAAGCTGCTGAACGCCGAGGAGGTCGCCACCAAG GCTGAGGGAGATGTCGCTTCCCTTAACAGACGTATCCAGCTGGTTGAGGAGGAGTTGGATCGTGCTCAGGAGCGTCTGGCCACTGCCCTGACCAAGCTGGAGGAGGCTGAGAAGGCTGCTGATGAGAGCGAGAG AGGCATGAAGGTCATTGAGAACAGGGCCATGAAGGACGAGGAGAAGATGGAGCTGCAGGAGATCCAGCTGAAGGAGGCCAAGCACATTGCTGAGGAGGCTGACCGCAAATACGAGGAG GTGGCCCGTAAGCTGGTCATCATTGAGGGTGACCTGGAGCGTACAGAGGAGCGCGCTGAGCTTTCAGAAGG caaatgcTCTGAGCTTGAGGAAGAGCTGAAAACTGTGACCAACAACCTGAAGTCACTGGAGGCCCAGGCTGAGAAG TACTCACAGAAGGAGGACAAGTATGAGGAGGAGATCAAGGTCCTCACTGACAAGCTGAAGGAG GCTGAGACTCGTGCTGAGTTCGCTGAGAGATCAGTAGCCAAGCTTGAGAAGACCATTGATGACCTGGaag AGAAACTGTCACATGCTAAAGAAGAGAACCTCGATATGCACCAGATGCTGGACCAGACTCTAATGGAACTAAATAATATGTGA
- the tpm1 gene encoding tropomyosin alpha-1 chain isoform X11, which translates to MDAIKKKMQMLKLDKENALDRAEQAEGDKKAAEDRSKQLEDDMRELEKKLRITEDERDKVFEEFQTAEEKLLNAEEVATKAEGDVASLNRRIQLVEEELDRAQERLATALTKLEEAEKAADESERGMKVIENRAMKDEEKMELQEIQLKEAKHIAEEADRKYEEVARKLVIIEGDLERTEERAELSEGRARRLEDELRVLEQTMKMLNNSVTQYSQKEDKYEEEIKVLTDKLKEAETRAEFAERSVAKLEKTIDDLEDELYAQKLKYKAISEELDHALNDMTSI; encoded by the exons ATGGATGCCATCAAGAAGAAGATGCAGATGCTCAAGCTCGACAAGGAGAATGCCTTGGACAGAGCTGAGCAGGCTGAGGGAGACAAGAAGGCAGCAGAGGACAGAAGCAAACAG TTAGAGGATGACATGAGAGAGTTGGAAAAGAAATTGCGTATAACTGAGGACGAAAGAGATAAAGTGTTTGAGGAGTTCCAAACTGCTGAGGAAAAGCTGCTGAACGCCGAGGAGGTCGCCACCAAG GCTGAGGGAGATGTCGCTTCCCTTAACAGACGTATCCAGCTGGTTGAGGAGGAGTTGGATCGTGCTCAGGAGCGTCTGGCCACTGCCCTGACCAAGCTGGAGGAGGCTGAGAAGGCTGCTGATGAGAGCGAGAG AGGCATGAAGGTCATTGAGAACAGGGCCATGAAGGACGAGGAGAAGATGGAGCTGCAGGAGATCCAGCTGAAGGAGGCCAAGCACATTGCTGAGGAGGCTGACCGCAAATACGAGGAG GTGGCCCGTAAGCTGGTCATCATTGAGGGTGACCTGGAGCGTACAGAGGAGCGCGCTGAGCTTTCAGAAGG ACGAGCTCGAAGATTGGAGGATGAGCTAAGAGTTTTGGAGCAAACCATGAAAATGCTAAACAACTCAGTCACACAG TACTCACAGAAGGAGGACAAGTATGAGGAGGAGATCAAGGTCCTCACTGACAAGCTGAAGGAG GCTGAGACTCGTGCTGAGTTCGCTGAGAGATCAGTAGCCAAGCTTGAGAAGACCATTGATGACCTGGaag ATGAGTTGTATGCCCAGAAACTGAAGTACAAGGCCATCAGCGAGGAGCTGGACCACGCCCTCAACGACATGACTTCCAT ATAA
- the tpm1 gene encoding tropomyosin alpha-1 chain isoform X3: MDAIKKKMQMLKLDKENALDRAEQAEGDKKAAEDRSKQLEDDMRELEKKLRITEDERDKVFEEFQTAEEKLLNAEEVATKAEGDVASLNRRIQLVEEELDRAQERLATALTKLEEAEKAADESERGMKVIENRAMKDEEKMELQEIQLKEAKHIAEEADRKYEEVARKLVIIEGDLERTEERAELSEGKCSELEEELKTVTNNLKSLEAQAEKYSQKEDKYEEEIKVLTDKLKEAETRAEFAERSVAKLEKTIDDLEDKLFTPHQRSLLPAEQHLSALSSLLSISHLSLSLLSSPPHVFILMSKLSCIPSLVQNPRLFLRCVKINVLPSM; encoded by the exons ATGGATGCCATCAAGAAGAAGATGCAGATGCTCAAGCTCGACAAGGAGAATGCCTTGGACAGAGCTGAGCAGGCTGAGGGAGACAAGAAGGCAGCAGAGGACAGAAGCAAACAG TTAGAGGATGACATGAGAGAGTTGGAAAAGAAATTGCGTATAACTGAGGACGAAAGAGATAAAGTGTTTGAGGAGTTCCAAACTGCTGAGGAAAAGCTGCTGAACGCCGAGGAGGTCGCCACCAAG GCTGAGGGAGATGTCGCTTCCCTTAACAGACGTATCCAGCTGGTTGAGGAGGAGTTGGATCGTGCTCAGGAGCGTCTGGCCACTGCCCTGACCAAGCTGGAGGAGGCTGAGAAGGCTGCTGATGAGAGCGAGAG AGGCATGAAGGTCATTGAGAACAGGGCCATGAAGGACGAGGAGAAGATGGAGCTGCAGGAGATCCAGCTGAAGGAGGCCAAGCACATTGCTGAGGAGGCTGACCGCAAATACGAGGAG GTGGCCCGTAAGCTGGTCATCATTGAGGGTGACCTGGAGCGTACAGAGGAGCGCGCTGAGCTTTCAGAAGG caaatgcTCTGAGCTTGAGGAAGAGCTGAAAACTGTGACCAACAACCTGAAGTCACTGGAGGCCCAGGCTGAGAAG TACTCACAGAAGGAGGACAAGTATGAGGAGGAGATCAAGGTCCTCACTGACAAGCTGAAGGAG GCTGAGACTCGTGCTGAGTTCGCTGAGAGATCAGTAGCCAAGCTTGAGAAGACCATTGATGACCTGGaag ATAAATTGTTTACCCCTCATCAAAGAAGCCTCCTGCCGGCTGAGCAGcatctgtctgctctctccagccttctctccatttcccatctctctctgtctttgctttcctctcctcctcatgttTTCATCCTCATGTCAAAGTTAAGTTGCATCCCATCTCTTGTACAGAATCCTAGACTCTTTCTGCGTTGTGTAAAAATAAACGTCCTTCCTTCTATGTAA
- the tpm1 gene encoding tropomyosin alpha-1 chain isoform X7, which produces MDAIKKKMQMLKLDKENALDRAEQAEGDKKAAEDRSKQLEDDMRELEKKLRITEDERDKVFEEFQTAEEKLLNAEEVATKAEGDVASLNRRIQLVEEELDRAQERLATALTKLEEAEKAADESERGMKVIENRAMKDEEKMELQEIQLKEAKHIAEEADRKYEEVARKLVIIEGDLERTEERAELSEGRARRLEDELRVLEQTMKMLNNSVTQYSQKEDKYEEEIKVLTDKLKEAETRAEFAERSVAKLEKTIDDLEEKLSHAKEENLDMHQMLDQTLMELNNM; this is translated from the exons ATGGATGCCATCAAGAAGAAGATGCAGATGCTCAAGCTCGACAAGGAGAATGCCTTGGACAGAGCTGAGCAGGCTGAGGGAGACAAGAAGGCAGCAGAGGACAGAAGCAAACAG TTAGAGGATGACATGAGAGAGTTGGAAAAGAAATTGCGTATAACTGAGGACGAAAGAGATAAAGTGTTTGAGGAGTTCCAAACTGCTGAGGAAAAGCTGCTGAACGCCGAGGAGGTCGCCACCAAG GCTGAGGGAGATGTCGCTTCCCTTAACAGACGTATCCAGCTGGTTGAGGAGGAGTTGGATCGTGCTCAGGAGCGTCTGGCCACTGCCCTGACCAAGCTGGAGGAGGCTGAGAAGGCTGCTGATGAGAGCGAGAG AGGCATGAAGGTCATTGAGAACAGGGCCATGAAGGACGAGGAGAAGATGGAGCTGCAGGAGATCCAGCTGAAGGAGGCCAAGCACATTGCTGAGGAGGCTGACCGCAAATACGAGGAG GTGGCCCGTAAGCTGGTCATCATTGAGGGTGACCTGGAGCGTACAGAGGAGCGCGCTGAGCTTTCAGAAGG ACGAGCTCGAAGATTGGAGGATGAGCTAAGAGTTTTGGAGCAAACCATGAAAATGCTAAACAACTCAGTCACACAG TACTCACAGAAGGAGGACAAGTATGAGGAGGAGATCAAGGTCCTCACTGACAAGCTGAAGGAG GCTGAGACTCGTGCTGAGTTCGCTGAGAGATCAGTAGCCAAGCTTGAGAAGACCATTGATGACCTGGaag AGAAACTGTCACATGCTAAAGAAGAGAACCTCGATATGCACCAGATGCTGGACCAGACTCTAATGGAACTAAATAATATGTGA
- the tpm1 gene encoding tropomyosin alpha-1 chain isoform X12 has product MDAIKKKMQMLKLDKENALDRAEQAEGDKKAAEDRSKQLEDDLVALQKKLKGTEDELDKYSEALKDAQEKLELAEKKATDAEGDVASLNRRIQLVEEELDRAQERLATALTKLEEAEKAADESERGMKVIENRAMKDEEKMELQEIQLKEAKHIAEEADRKYEEVARKLVIIEGDLERTEERAELSEGRARRLEDELRVLEQTMKMLNNSVTQYSQKEDKYEEEIKVLTDKLKEAETRAEFAERSVAKLEKTIDDLEDELYAQKLKYKAISEELDHALNDMTSM; this is encoded by the exons ATGGATGCCATCAAGAAGAAGATGCAGATGCTCAAGCTCGACAAGGAGAATGCCTTGGACAGAGCTGAGCAGGCTGAGGGAGACAAGAAGGCAGCAGAGGACAGAAGCAAACAG CTTGAGGACGATTTGGTAGCCCTGCAGAAGAAGCTGAAGGGAACTGAGGATGAGCTCGACAAGTACTCCGAGGCTCTTAAAGATGCCCAGGAGAAACTTGAGCTGGCTGAGAAGAAAGCCACAGAC GCTGAGGGAGATGTCGCTTCCCTTAACAGACGTATCCAGCTGGTTGAGGAGGAGTTGGATCGTGCTCAGGAGCGTCTGGCCACTGCCCTGACCAAGCTGGAGGAGGCTGAGAAGGCTGCTGATGAGAGCGAGAG AGGCATGAAGGTCATTGAGAACAGGGCCATGAAGGACGAGGAGAAGATGGAGCTGCAGGAGATCCAGCTGAAGGAGGCCAAGCACATTGCTGAGGAGGCTGACCGCAAATACGAGGAG GTGGCCCGTAAGCTGGTCATCATTGAGGGTGACCTGGAGCGTACAGAGGAGCGCGCTGAGCTTTCAGAAGG ACGAGCTCGAAGATTGGAGGATGAGCTAAGAGTTTTGGAGCAAACCATGAAAATGCTAAACAACTCAGTCACACAG TACTCACAGAAGGAGGACAAGTATGAGGAGGAGATCAAGGTCCTCACTGACAAGCTGAAGGAG GCTGAGACTCGTGCTGAGTTCGCTGAGAGATCAGTAGCCAAGCTTGAGAAGACCATTGATGACCTGGaag ATGAGTTGTATGCCCAGAAACTGAAGTACAAGGCCATCAGCGAGGAGCTGGACCACGCCCTCAACGACATGACTTCCATGTAA
- the tpm1 gene encoding tropomyosin alpha-1 chain isoform X14 — MDAIKKKMQMLKLDKENALDRAEQAEGDKKAAEDRSKQLEDDMRELEKKLRITEDERDKVFEEFQTAEEKLLNAEEVATKAEGDVASLNRRIQLVEEELDRAQERLATALTKLEEAEKAADESERGMKVIENRAMKDEEKMELQEIQLKEAKHIAEEADRKYEEVARKLVIIEGDLERTEERAELSEGKCSELEEELKTVTNNLKSLEAQAEKYSQKEDKYEEEIKVLTDKLKEAETRAEFAERSVAKLEKTIDDLEDELYAQKLKYKAISEELDHALNDMTSM, encoded by the exons ATGGATGCCATCAAGAAGAAGATGCAGATGCTCAAGCTCGACAAGGAGAATGCCTTGGACAGAGCTGAGCAGGCTGAGGGAGACAAGAAGGCAGCAGAGGACAGAAGCAAACAG TTAGAGGATGACATGAGAGAGTTGGAAAAGAAATTGCGTATAACTGAGGACGAAAGAGATAAAGTGTTTGAGGAGTTCCAAACTGCTGAGGAAAAGCTGCTGAACGCCGAGGAGGTCGCCACCAAG GCTGAGGGAGATGTCGCTTCCCTTAACAGACGTATCCAGCTGGTTGAGGAGGAGTTGGATCGTGCTCAGGAGCGTCTGGCCACTGCCCTGACCAAGCTGGAGGAGGCTGAGAAGGCTGCTGATGAGAGCGAGAG AGGCATGAAGGTCATTGAGAACAGGGCCATGAAGGACGAGGAGAAGATGGAGCTGCAGGAGATCCAGCTGAAGGAGGCCAAGCACATTGCTGAGGAGGCTGACCGCAAATACGAGGAG GTGGCCCGTAAGCTGGTCATCATTGAGGGTGACCTGGAGCGTACAGAGGAGCGCGCTGAGCTTTCAGAAGG caaatgcTCTGAGCTTGAGGAAGAGCTGAAAACTGTGACCAACAACCTGAAGTCACTGGAGGCCCAGGCTGAGAAG TACTCACAGAAGGAGGACAAGTATGAGGAGGAGATCAAGGTCCTCACTGACAAGCTGAAGGAG GCTGAGACTCGTGCTGAGTTCGCTGAGAGATCAGTAGCCAAGCTTGAGAAGACCATTGATGACCTGGaag ATGAGTTGTATGCCCAGAAACTGAAGTACAAGGCCATCAGCGAGGAGCTGGACCACGCCCTCAACGACATGACTTCCATGTAA
- the tpm1 gene encoding tropomyosin alpha-1 chain isoform X1: MDAIKKKMQMLKLDKENALDRAEQAEGDKKAAEDRSKQLEDDMRELEKKLRITEDERDKVFEEFQTAEEKLLNAEEVATKAEGDVASLNRRIQLVEEELDRAQERLATALTKLEEAEKAADESERGMKVIENRAMKDEEKMELQEIQLKEAKHIAEEADRKYEEVARKLVIIEGDLERTEERAELSEGRARRLEDELRVLEQTMKMLNNSVTQYSQKEDKYEEEIKVLTDKLKEAETRAEFAERSVAKLEKTIDDLEDKLFTPHQRSLLPAEQHLSALSSLLSISHLSLSLLSSPPHVFILMSKLSCIPSLVQNPRLFLRCVKINVLPSM, from the exons ATGGATGCCATCAAGAAGAAGATGCAGATGCTCAAGCTCGACAAGGAGAATGCCTTGGACAGAGCTGAGCAGGCTGAGGGAGACAAGAAGGCAGCAGAGGACAGAAGCAAACAG TTAGAGGATGACATGAGAGAGTTGGAAAAGAAATTGCGTATAACTGAGGACGAAAGAGATAAAGTGTTTGAGGAGTTCCAAACTGCTGAGGAAAAGCTGCTGAACGCCGAGGAGGTCGCCACCAAG GCTGAGGGAGATGTCGCTTCCCTTAACAGACGTATCCAGCTGGTTGAGGAGGAGTTGGATCGTGCTCAGGAGCGTCTGGCCACTGCCCTGACCAAGCTGGAGGAGGCTGAGAAGGCTGCTGATGAGAGCGAGAG AGGCATGAAGGTCATTGAGAACAGGGCCATGAAGGACGAGGAGAAGATGGAGCTGCAGGAGATCCAGCTGAAGGAGGCCAAGCACATTGCTGAGGAGGCTGACCGCAAATACGAGGAG GTGGCCCGTAAGCTGGTCATCATTGAGGGTGACCTGGAGCGTACAGAGGAGCGCGCTGAGCTTTCAGAAGG ACGAGCTCGAAGATTGGAGGATGAGCTAAGAGTTTTGGAGCAAACCATGAAAATGCTAAACAACTCAGTCACACAG TACTCACAGAAGGAGGACAAGTATGAGGAGGAGATCAAGGTCCTCACTGACAAGCTGAAGGAG GCTGAGACTCGTGCTGAGTTCGCTGAGAGATCAGTAGCCAAGCTTGAGAAGACCATTGATGACCTGGaag ATAAATTGTTTACCCCTCATCAAAGAAGCCTCCTGCCGGCTGAGCAGcatctgtctgctctctccagccttctctccatttcccatctctctctgtctttgctttcctctcctcctcatgttTTCATCCTCATGTCAAAGTTAAGTTGCATCCCATCTCTTGTACAGAATCCTAGACTCTTTCTGCGTTGTGTAAAAATAAACGTCCTTCCTTCTATGTAA
- the tpm1 gene encoding tropomyosin alpha-1 chain isoform X8, with the protein MDAIKKKMQMLKLDKENALDRAEQAEGDKKAAEDRSKQLEDDLVALQKKLKGTEDELDKYSEALKDAQEKLELAEKKATDAEGDVASLNRRIQLVEEELDRAQERLATALTKLEEAEKAADESERGMKVIENRAMKDEEKMELQEIQLKEAKHIAEEADRKYEEVARKLVIIEGDLERTEERAELSEGRARRLEDELRVLEQTMKMLNNSVTQYSQKEDKYEEEIKVLTDKLKEAETRAEFAERSVAKLEKTIDDLEEKLSHAKEENLDMHQMLDQTLMELNNM; encoded by the exons ATGGATGCCATCAAGAAGAAGATGCAGATGCTCAAGCTCGACAAGGAGAATGCCTTGGACAGAGCTGAGCAGGCTGAGGGAGACAAGAAGGCAGCAGAGGACAGAAGCAAACAG CTTGAGGACGATTTGGTAGCCCTGCAGAAGAAGCTGAAGGGAACTGAGGATGAGCTCGACAAGTACTCCGAGGCTCTTAAAGATGCCCAGGAGAAACTTGAGCTGGCTGAGAAGAAAGCCACAGAC GCTGAGGGAGATGTCGCTTCCCTTAACAGACGTATCCAGCTGGTTGAGGAGGAGTTGGATCGTGCTCAGGAGCGTCTGGCCACTGCCCTGACCAAGCTGGAGGAGGCTGAGAAGGCTGCTGATGAGAGCGAGAG AGGCATGAAGGTCATTGAGAACAGGGCCATGAAGGACGAGGAGAAGATGGAGCTGCAGGAGATCCAGCTGAAGGAGGCCAAGCACATTGCTGAGGAGGCTGACCGCAAATACGAGGAG GTGGCCCGTAAGCTGGTCATCATTGAGGGTGACCTGGAGCGTACAGAGGAGCGCGCTGAGCTTTCAGAAGG ACGAGCTCGAAGATTGGAGGATGAGCTAAGAGTTTTGGAGCAAACCATGAAAATGCTAAACAACTCAGTCACACAG TACTCACAGAAGGAGGACAAGTATGAGGAGGAGATCAAGGTCCTCACTGACAAGCTGAAGGAG GCTGAGACTCGTGCTGAGTTCGCTGAGAGATCAGTAGCCAAGCTTGAGAAGACCATTGATGACCTGGaag AGAAACTGTCACATGCTAAAGAAGAGAACCTCGATATGCACCAGATGCTGGACCAGACTCTAATGGAACTAAATAATATGTGA
- the tpm1 gene encoding tropomyosin alpha-1 chain isoform X4 → MDAIKKKMQMLKLDKENALDRAEQAEGDKKAAEDRSKQLEDDLVALQKKLKGTEDELDKYSEALKDAQEKLELAEKKATDAEGDVASLNRRIQLVEEELDRAQERLATALTKLEEAEKAADESERGMKVIENRAMKDEEKMELQEIQLKEAKHIAEEADRKYEEVARKLVIIEGDLERTEERAELSEGKCSELEEELKTVTNNLKSLEAQAEKYSQKEDKYEEEIKVLTDKLKEAETRAEFAERSVAKLEKTIDDLEDKLFTPHQRSLLPAEQHLSALSSLLSISHLSLSLLSSPPHVFILMSKLSCIPSLVQNPRLFLRCVKINVLPSM, encoded by the exons ATGGATGCCATCAAGAAGAAGATGCAGATGCTCAAGCTCGACAAGGAGAATGCCTTGGACAGAGCTGAGCAGGCTGAGGGAGACAAGAAGGCAGCAGAGGACAGAAGCAAACAG CTTGAGGACGATTTGGTAGCCCTGCAGAAGAAGCTGAAGGGAACTGAGGATGAGCTCGACAAGTACTCCGAGGCTCTTAAAGATGCCCAGGAGAAACTTGAGCTGGCTGAGAAGAAAGCCACAGAC GCTGAGGGAGATGTCGCTTCCCTTAACAGACGTATCCAGCTGGTTGAGGAGGAGTTGGATCGTGCTCAGGAGCGTCTGGCCACTGCCCTGACCAAGCTGGAGGAGGCTGAGAAGGCTGCTGATGAGAGCGAGAG AGGCATGAAGGTCATTGAGAACAGGGCCATGAAGGACGAGGAGAAGATGGAGCTGCAGGAGATCCAGCTGAAGGAGGCCAAGCACATTGCTGAGGAGGCTGACCGCAAATACGAGGAG GTGGCCCGTAAGCTGGTCATCATTGAGGGTGACCTGGAGCGTACAGAGGAGCGCGCTGAGCTTTCAGAAGG caaatgcTCTGAGCTTGAGGAAGAGCTGAAAACTGTGACCAACAACCTGAAGTCACTGGAGGCCCAGGCTGAGAAG TACTCACAGAAGGAGGACAAGTATGAGGAGGAGATCAAGGTCCTCACTGACAAGCTGAAGGAG GCTGAGACTCGTGCTGAGTTCGCTGAGAGATCAGTAGCCAAGCTTGAGAAGACCATTGATGACCTGGaag ATAAATTGTTTACCCCTCATCAAAGAAGCCTCCTGCCGGCTGAGCAGcatctgtctgctctctccagccttctctccatttcccatctctctctgtctttgctttcctctcctcctcatgttTTCATCCTCATGTCAAAGTTAAGTTGCATCCCATCTCTTGTACAGAATCCTAGACTCTTTCTGCGTTGTGTAAAAATAAACGTCCTTCCTTCTATGTAA
- the tpm1 gene encoding tropomyosin alpha-1 chain isoform X2 encodes MDAIKKKMQMLKLDKENALDRAEQAEGDKKAAEDRSKQLEDDLVALQKKLKGTEDELDKYSEALKDAQEKLELAEKKATDAEGDVASLNRRIQLVEEELDRAQERLATALTKLEEAEKAADESERGMKVIENRAMKDEEKMELQEIQLKEAKHIAEEADRKYEEVARKLVIIEGDLERTEERAELSEGRARRLEDELRVLEQTMKMLNNSVTQYSQKEDKYEEEIKVLTDKLKEAETRAEFAERSVAKLEKTIDDLEDKLFTPHQRSLLPAEQHLSALSSLLSISHLSLSLLSSPPHVFILMSKLSCIPSLVQNPRLFLRCVKINVLPSM; translated from the exons ATGGATGCCATCAAGAAGAAGATGCAGATGCTCAAGCTCGACAAGGAGAATGCCTTGGACAGAGCTGAGCAGGCTGAGGGAGACAAGAAGGCAGCAGAGGACAGAAGCAAACAG CTTGAGGACGATTTGGTAGCCCTGCAGAAGAAGCTGAAGGGAACTGAGGATGAGCTCGACAAGTACTCCGAGGCTCTTAAAGATGCCCAGGAGAAACTTGAGCTGGCTGAGAAGAAAGCCACAGAC GCTGAGGGAGATGTCGCTTCCCTTAACAGACGTATCCAGCTGGTTGAGGAGGAGTTGGATCGTGCTCAGGAGCGTCTGGCCACTGCCCTGACCAAGCTGGAGGAGGCTGAGAAGGCTGCTGATGAGAGCGAGAG AGGCATGAAGGTCATTGAGAACAGGGCCATGAAGGACGAGGAGAAGATGGAGCTGCAGGAGATCCAGCTGAAGGAGGCCAAGCACATTGCTGAGGAGGCTGACCGCAAATACGAGGAG GTGGCCCGTAAGCTGGTCATCATTGAGGGTGACCTGGAGCGTACAGAGGAGCGCGCTGAGCTTTCAGAAGG ACGAGCTCGAAGATTGGAGGATGAGCTAAGAGTTTTGGAGCAAACCATGAAAATGCTAAACAACTCAGTCACACAG TACTCACAGAAGGAGGACAAGTATGAGGAGGAGATCAAGGTCCTCACTGACAAGCTGAAGGAG GCTGAGACTCGTGCTGAGTTCGCTGAGAGATCAGTAGCCAAGCTTGAGAAGACCATTGATGACCTGGaag ATAAATTGTTTACCCCTCATCAAAGAAGCCTCCTGCCGGCTGAGCAGcatctgtctgctctctccagccttctctccatttcccatctctctctgtctttgctttcctctcctcctcatgttTTCATCCTCATGTCAAAGTTAAGTTGCATCCCATCTCTTGTACAGAATCCTAGACTCTTTCTGCGTTGTGTAAAAATAAACGTCCTTCCTTCTATGTAA
- the tpm1 gene encoding tropomyosin alpha-1 chain isoform X10, whose translation MDAIKKKMQMLKLDKENALDRAEQAEGDKKAAEDRSKQLEDDLVALQKKLKGTEDELDKYSEALKDAQEKLELAEKKATDAEGDVASLNRRIQLVEEELDRAQERLATALTKLEEAEKAADESERGMKVIENRAMKDEEKMELQEIQLKEAKHIAEEADRKYEEVARKLVIIEGDLERTEERAELSEGKCSELEEELKTVTNNLKSLEAQAEKYSQKEDKYEEEIKVLTDKLKEAETRAEFAERSVAKLEKTIDDLEEKLSHAKEENLDMHQMLDQTLMELNNM comes from the exons ATGGATGCCATCAAGAAGAAGATGCAGATGCTCAAGCTCGACAAGGAGAATGCCTTGGACAGAGCTGAGCAGGCTGAGGGAGACAAGAAGGCAGCAGAGGACAGAAGCAAACAG CTTGAGGACGATTTGGTAGCCCTGCAGAAGAAGCTGAAGGGAACTGAGGATGAGCTCGACAAGTACTCCGAGGCTCTTAAAGATGCCCAGGAGAAACTTGAGCTGGCTGAGAAGAAAGCCACAGAC GCTGAGGGAGATGTCGCTTCCCTTAACAGACGTATCCAGCTGGTTGAGGAGGAGTTGGATCGTGCTCAGGAGCGTCTGGCCACTGCCCTGACCAAGCTGGAGGAGGCTGAGAAGGCTGCTGATGAGAGCGAGAG AGGCATGAAGGTCATTGAGAACAGGGCCATGAAGGACGAGGAGAAGATGGAGCTGCAGGAGATCCAGCTGAAGGAGGCCAAGCACATTGCTGAGGAGGCTGACCGCAAATACGAGGAG GTGGCCCGTAAGCTGGTCATCATTGAGGGTGACCTGGAGCGTACAGAGGAGCGCGCTGAGCTTTCAGAAGG caaatgcTCTGAGCTTGAGGAAGAGCTGAAAACTGTGACCAACAACCTGAAGTCACTGGAGGCCCAGGCTGAGAAG TACTCACAGAAGGAGGACAAGTATGAGGAGGAGATCAAGGTCCTCACTGACAAGCTGAAGGAG GCTGAGACTCGTGCTGAGTTCGCTGAGAGATCAGTAGCCAAGCTTGAGAAGACCATTGATGACCTGGaag AGAAACTGTCACATGCTAAAGAAGAGAACCTCGATATGCACCAGATGCTGGACCAGACTCTAATGGAACTAAATAATATGTGA